A single Phlebotomus papatasi isolate M1 unplaced genomic scaffold, Ppap_2.1 HiC_scaffold_425, whole genome shotgun sequence DNA region contains:
- the LOC129809195 gene encoding uncharacterized protein LOC129809195 isoform X3, giving the protein MICHRILRLLWKCSGKCIFYLNHSIILFYNTRFLEYAHFRLHTKTTRNRKFVWGAYILFISLYLNLFSFFLDIANNSEYSMIVSNSSSSSSISPESSHHQDNGFTGNADNSIDDEGSCEVVQETRQTGRGGNDNVNADGDELIVNQPSMVQVLGKEKSFNKKFSLTQLGVRFLLKKPETSPDYAWLREALQEIISIIQSEGNIGDKATMEFHLPQNPEVTPIYVGLTPIHALAPENLFSRFEKVNQSNATFGASEELLITSSIVHMMQGRGQNKTANMDFNEIKR; this is encoded by the exons ATGATCTGTCATCGTATCTTACGACTTCTTTGGAAATGTAGTGGTAAGTGTATATTTTATCTAAAtcattcaattattttattttataacacGCGGTTCTTGgaatatgcacattttcggtTACACACAAAAACCACACGAAACAGAAAATTTGTATGGGGAGCTTACATATTATTCATATCGTTATAtctaaatttgttttctttttttcttgatatagCTAATAATTCAGAGTATTCTATGATCGTCTCGAATTCATCCTCATCCTCATCTATTTCTCCTGAATCAAGCCATCACCAAGATAATGGTTTTACTGGTAATGCAGACAATAGTATCGATGATGAAGGATCGTGTGAAGTTGTGCAGGAAACTCGTCAGACAGGAAGAG GTGGTAATGATAATGTTAATGCTGACGGCGATGAGCTTATCGTCAACCAACCCTCTATGGTCCAGGTGTTAGGGAAGGAAAAGTcctttaacaaaaaatttagtcTCACACAATTAGGCGTGAGATTTCTTCTAAAAAAACCTGAGACATCGCCTGACTATGCATGGTTAAGAGAAGCTTTGCAAGAAATTATCAGCATCATACAATCAGAAGGAAATATTGGGGACAAAGCAACTATGGAATTCCATTTACCACAGAATCCTGAAGTTACGCCAATATACGTGGGACTTACACCTATCCATGCTCTGGCACCTGAAAATCTGTTTAGTCGATTTGAGAAGGTAAATCAGAGTAACGCCACTTTTGGTGCTAGTGAAGAACTTCTCATAACATCATCCATTGTGCATATGATGCAAGGACGTGGACAAAATAAAACCGCTAATAtggattttaatgaaattaaaaggtag